Proteins encoded within one genomic window of Priestia megaterium:
- a CDS encoding spore coat protein encodes MEVKTTDTDIAVNLQVLLQVLVVILVSLDIL; translated from the coding sequence ATGGAAGTTAAAACAACTGATACTGATATAGCTGTAAATCTTCAAGTATTACTTCAAGTTCTAGTAGTTATCTTAGTTTCATTAGACATTCTCTAA
- a CDS encoding spore coat protein translates to MDQESDELIWIKDACDIVVHMTDNQVAIAVVIRITIGDNDMGNSVIKNLKQLTSI, encoded by the coding sequence GTGGATCAAGAATCAGATGAACTAATCTGGATTAAAGATGCATGTGACATTGTAGTTCATATGACAGATAACCAAGTGGCTATTGCTGTAGTGATTCGTATTACAATTGGCGATAACGATATGGGAAATAGTGTAATAAAGAATCTGAAACAACTTACTAGCATTTAG
- a CDS encoding spore coat protein: MSDSLKKTEIVPNKLIDLLVSDIFSKYGVDKEQVKGRLSEEKKQILKEMVEDLSKRVNQFVSENNAKKRIVNFLKVPILRRFLFDKNSYIP, encoded by the coding sequence GTGAGTGATTCATTAAAGAAAACAGAGATAGTACCTAACAAACTCATTGACTTATTAGTAAGTGACATTTTTTCAAAATATGGAGTTGATAAAGAACAAGTTAAAGGAAGGTTATCTGAAGAGAAAAAACAAATACTTAAGGAAATGGTAGAGGATTTGAGTAAGCGGGTAAATCAATTCGTCAGTGAAAACAATGCTAAAAAAAGAATAGTTAACTTTCTAAAAGTGCCTATCCTTAGGCGTTTTTTATTTGATAAAAATAGTTATATACCTTAG
- a CDS encoding GNAT family N-acetyltransferase → MYLRKRIPYKDDSYLISLTMDNFKVKSTVVQNILKKSHEVLVICNNDDKVIGYLCYKFIVKDVIFINYVVLDRPYQGQGVGGSFLPTVISYARKKGIRGATGFVNNNNSEAFKIFRHWGFRPLVNIAGGTLIGIII, encoded by the coding sequence ATGTATTTACGAAAAAGAATTCCTTATAAAGATGATTCTTATTTAATTAGCTTAACAATGGATAATTTCAAAGTGAAAAGCACAGTAGTTCAAAACATATTGAAGAAGTCACATGAAGTGCTTGTTATATGTAACAATGATGATAAAGTAATTGGTTATCTTTGTTACAAATTTATAGTGAAAGACGTTATATTTATAAATTATGTAGTTCTTGATCGTCCATATCAAGGACAGGGCGTTGGTGGATCTTTTCTGCCTACGGTAATATCTTACGCTCGAAAAAAAGGCATAAGAGGAGCAACTGGTTTTGTAAATAATAACAATTCTGAAGCTTTTAAGATTTTTAGACATTGGGGTTTTCGACCTTTAGTGAACATTGCTGGCGGAACATTAATAGGTATAATCATTTAA
- a CDS encoding spore coat protein — translation MGEKKWRALDHCENKRFSGVDILQEAEQIAAAEQKSFEKIIVKDSQDVKVHTTDTQVAVTIQVALQIAIAVVVRITIGDTAEGDSIVQELKQFAVIKQKNAQKTIIENSTNVKVTTTDTDIAVNLQVLLQVLVAILVTLDIL, via the coding sequence ATGGGTGAGAAAAAATGGAGAGCACTAGATCATTGTGAAAATAAACGATTCAGTGGAGTTGACATTTTGCAGGAAGCAGAGCAAATAGCTGCTGCTGAACAAAAATCTTTTGAGAAAATTATTGTTAAAGATTCACAAGATGTTAAGGTACACACTACAGATACTCAAGTCGCAGTGACTATTCAAGTAGCTTTACAAATAGCTATTGCAGTAGTTGTTCGTATTACTATTGGTGACACTGCTGAAGGAGACAGCATAGTTCAAGAATTGAAACAATTCGCAGTCATTAAACAAAAAAATGCTCAAAAGACAATTATTGAAAATTCTACAAACGTAAAAGTTACAACTACTGATACAGATATCGCTGTAAATCTTCAGGTATTACTACAAGTTCTAGTAGCTATCTTGGTTACATTAGATATTCTCTAG
- a CDS encoding spore coat protein: MSSKNYYSYEKKNCKSRHKKNDPKKHYKDGWKVDHVDHHESESTEYDYYNSRESRESRESRESRESFGESFGESFDAEVVQEADQLSLIDQESNELIWIKDSCDITVHTTDTQAAIAIQVAIQVAIAVVVRITIGDTAENDGVLQDLLQLSDIEQTNKQKIYIENSKDVEITTTDTDVVLNIQLLLQVLVAIIVLVDVL; the protein is encoded by the coding sequence ATGTCATCTAAAAATTATTATTCTTACGAAAAGAAAAATTGCAAAAGCAGACATAAAAAGAATGATCCCAAGAAGCATTATAAAGATGGCTGGAAAGTAGATCACGTAGATCACCATGAAAGTGAATCTACAGAATATGATTACTATAATAGCCGTGAGAGTCGTGAGAGTCGTGAGAGCCGTGAGAGTCGTGAGAGTTTTGGAGAAAGTTTTGGAGAAAGTTTTGATGCAGAAGTAGTTCAAGAGGCTGATCAACTTTCTTTAATTGATCAAGAATCAAATGAATTAATTTGGATTAAAGATTCTTGTGATATTACTGTTCATACAACAGATACTCAAGCAGCTATTGCTATTCAAGTAGCCATCCAAGTAGCTATCGCAGTAGTTGTTCGTATTACCATTGGCGATACTGCTGAAAATGATGGTGTACTTCAAGATTTATTACAACTATCTGACATAGAGCAAACAAACAAACAAAAGATTTATATTGAGAATTCTAAAGATGTTGAAATTACAACTACTGATACAGACGTTGTCCTTAACATTCAATTATTATTACAAGTACTAGTTGCTATTATTGTACTTGTAGATGTTCTTTAA
- a CDS encoding spore coat protein: MSDSQRRPEIVPNKIIDVLVNDVFSKHGIDKEQVKRKLSEEKKQMLKEMVEDLSKRVDEFVKQTNTTNNKK, from the coding sequence ATGAGTGATTCACAGAGAAGGCCGGAGATTGTTCCAAATAAAATAATTGATGTATTAGTAAACGACGTTTTTTCTAAACATGGCATAGATAAAGAGCAAGTCAAAAGAAAACTATCTGAAGAAAAGAAACAAATGCTTAAAGAAATGGTTGAAGATTTATCAAAACGAGTGGATGAATTTGTTAAGCAAACAAATACTACTAACAACAAAAAATAA
- a CDS encoding YncE family protein has protein sequence MGKKAKVVHVAGDFPYQRGKSSKCQVYVINEDTNTVSVIDGLTDELITTINVGRQPVNVNGNSSSNRIYVTNKGDETVSVIDAETNTVISIIPVGGQPSGIGINPYMDRVYITNAASDTVSVIDGLTNMVVATIPVETHPINLDVHPYINRIYVANKFKNTVSVIDGLTNTIMATVPVGDQPNDVGTNLSNNRIYVANKNSHTVSVIDAGTNTVIGIVPVIEHPSMIDINGDNNQIHVTNEENSIVSVIDGATNIVIATLPVGDQSIYTITDA, from the coding sequence ATGGGAAAAAAGGCGAAGGTGGTACATGTTGCAGGTGATTTTCCATACCAAAGAGGAAAATCATCTAAGTGCCAAGTTTATGTAATAAACGAGGATACTAATACTGTTTCCGTTATAGATGGGTTAACAGATGAGTTAATTACGACTATTAATGTAGGTCGTCAGCCTGTGAATGTGAATGGCAACTCATCTAGTAATCGAATTTATGTCACTAATAAAGGTGATGAAACAGTTTCAGTCATCGATGCGGAAACGAATACAGTCATTAGTATCATTCCAGTTGGAGGTCAACCATCCGGTATAGGAATCAATCCCTATATGGATAGGGTTTATATAACAAATGCAGCTAGTGACACAGTTTCAGTCATCGATGGATTGACAAATATGGTTGTTGCTACAATTCCTGTAGAAACCCATCCAATTAACCTAGATGTTCACCCTTATATTAACCGTATTTATGTAGCTAATAAGTTTAAAAACACAGTCTCGGTCATTGATGGATTAACGAATACCATAATGGCTACAGTTCCAGTAGGTGACCAACCTAACGACGTAGGCACTAACTTATCTAACAATCGAATTTATGTAGCCAATAAAAATAGTCATACTGTTTCAGTCATTGACGCAGGAACAAATACTGTTATTGGGATAGTGCCGGTAATAGAACACCCCTCTATGATTGATATTAATGGAGATAATAATCAGATCCACGTCACAAACGAAGAAAATAGTATAGTCTCCGTAATTGACGGAGCAACCAATATCGTTATTGCTACCCTTCCGGTGGGTGATCAGTCAATTTATACAATAACTGATGCCTAA